One genomic window of Streptomyces sp. NBC_01498 includes the following:
- a CDS encoding carbohydrate-binding module family 20 domain-containing protein, translating to MARRVPALVLALVAGAAALVAPGSPAQAAPPGEKDVTAVLFEWRFDSVARACTDTLGPAGYGYVQVSPPQEHIQGGQWWTSYQPVSYKIAGRLGDRAAFQAMVNTCHAAGVKVVADTVINHMSAGSGTGTGGTSYAKYEYPGIYSGADMDDCRSQISNYGDRGNVQNCELVGLADLDTGEDYVRGRIAAYLNDLSSLGVDGFRIDAAKHMPAADLANIKSRLSNPGVYWKQEAIFGGGEAVSPSEYLGTGDVQEFRYGRGLKQVFLNENLAYLKNFGEGWGFMQGAKSAVFVDNHDTERGGDTLNYKNGAAYTLANVFMLAYPYGSPDVHSGYEFSNHDAGPPNGGTVNACYADGWKCQHAWREISSMVGFRNAARGQGVTDWWDDGGDRIAFGRGSKAYVALNYTGSALSRTFQTSLPAGDYCDVQSGNGVTVNGSGQFTATLGANTAVALHAGARSCGGGSPQPGRFGVTFGVNATTQPGQNIHVTGDRAELGNWNTGAALKLDPAAYPVWKLNVPLPAGTSFAYKYIRKDAAGNVTWESGANRTATVPSTASGPLPLNDTWRN from the coding sequence ATGGCCCGCAGAGTTCCCGCCCTCGTACTCGCCCTGGTGGCGGGCGCGGCGGCCCTCGTGGCTCCGGGAAGCCCCGCCCAGGCCGCGCCGCCCGGCGAGAAGGACGTCACCGCCGTCCTGTTCGAGTGGCGCTTCGACTCCGTCGCCAGGGCCTGCACGGACACCCTCGGCCCGGCCGGCTACGGCTACGTCCAGGTCTCCCCGCCCCAGGAGCACATCCAGGGCGGCCAGTGGTGGACCTCGTACCAGCCCGTCAGCTACAAGATCGCCGGGCGGCTCGGCGACCGTGCCGCCTTCCAGGCCATGGTCAACACCTGCCACGCCGCCGGGGTGAAGGTCGTCGCCGACACCGTCATCAACCACATGTCGGCCGGTTCGGGCACCGGCACCGGGGGCACCTCGTACGCCAAGTACGAGTATCCCGGCATCTATTCGGGCGCCGACATGGACGACTGCCGCTCCCAGATCAGCAACTACGGCGACCGCGGCAACGTCCAGAACTGCGAACTCGTGGGCCTGGCCGACCTGGACACCGGCGAGGACTACGTACGCGGCCGGATCGCCGCGTATCTGAACGACCTCAGCTCGCTCGGGGTCGACGGCTTCCGGATCGACGCCGCCAAGCACATGCCGGCCGCCGACCTCGCCAACATCAAGTCCCGGCTGAGCAATCCGGGCGTGTACTGGAAGCAGGAGGCGATATTCGGCGGCGGGGAGGCCGTGTCGCCGAGTGAGTACCTCGGCACCGGAGACGTCCAGGAGTTCCGCTACGGCCGGGGCCTCAAGCAGGTCTTCCTCAACGAGAACCTCGCGTACCTGAAGAACTTCGGCGAGGGCTGGGGCTTCATGCAGGGTGCCAAGTCGGCCGTCTTCGTGGACAACCACGACACCGAGCGCGGCGGCGACACCCTCAACTACAAGAACGGCGCCGCGTACACGCTGGCCAACGTGTTCATGCTCGCGTACCCGTACGGTTCGCCCGACGTGCACTCCGGCTACGAGTTCTCCAACCACGACGCCGGACCGCCCAACGGCGGCACGGTCAACGCCTGTTACGCCGACGGGTGGAAGTGCCAGCACGCCTGGCGCGAGATCTCCTCCATGGTCGGCTTCCGCAACGCGGCGCGCGGCCAGGGTGTCACCGACTGGTGGGACGACGGCGGTGACCGGATCGCCTTCGGGCGCGGTTCGAAGGCGTACGTCGCCCTCAACTACACCGGCTCCGCGCTCAGCCGCACCTTCCAGACGTCGCTGCCCGCCGGTGACTACTGCGACGTGCAGAGCGGCAACGGGGTGACGGTGAACGGCTCCGGCCAGTTCACCGCGACGCTCGGCGCCAACACGGCCGTCGCCCTGCACGCCGGGGCCCGCTCCTGCGGCGGGGGCTCGCCGCAGCCGGGCCGTTTCGGGGTGACGTTCGGGGTGAACGCGACGACGCAGCCCGGCCAGAACATCCATGTCACCGGGGACCGCGCCGAACTCGGCAACTGGAACACCGGGGCCGCCCTCAAGCTCGACCCGGCCGCCTACCCGGTGTGGAAGCTGAACGTGCCGCTGCCCGCCGGTACGTCCTTCGCGTACAAGTACATCCGCAAGGACGCGGCCGGAAACGTGACGTGGGAGAGCGGCGCCAACCGGACGGCCACCGTGCCGAGCACCGCGTCCGGCCCGCTGCCGCTGAACGACACCTGGCGCAACTGA